One stretch of Eupeodes corollae chromosome 2, idEupCoro1.1, whole genome shotgun sequence DNA includes these proteins:
- the LOC129945413 gene encoding splicing factor ESS-2 homolog gives MDESPGSKALQNMKNLSNSLVEFKKPIVPKKRNKPKILTEEKYIEELSKIIQRDFFPDLDRLRAQNDYLDALEKNDHVKMREIRSKYSGKQFSERSRSMTPATFETPQMNASGKTPQPRTTQPSDTPKSTDSRSSEPKSLSTSHTLDSFLQAYTSEDNYSFQEIIETADEKLREKFAVLYNQEFLSADKLARALTLPSIETQFSDADPQKAIETWSYRNRNFIMYIPEGVELTEDEKIESINRRQVISHSNTRLSVNPFNESRNKETMSEIIKNQSQMVNGKVGVDGNIMNLKNVPSVGGFDLVKTPSPRPGEAFSPLMTWGEIEGTPFRLDGSDTPVRSNNGPSFRINENSRRETIALALAEKVGEKMRAQKQRAMDTARKNIGSPFIRSSMDRLASMSPAARRLATAKLGLRTPSPFRTPSSTALGKNKPKTTPLSMAQRRKTPLGAASSTSSDASKAPDLTDDLLKIPTKRLNASDFF, from the exons ATGGATGAATCGCCAGGCAGCAAAGCacttcaaaatatgaaaaaccttTCAAACAGtcttgttgaatttaaaaagccaATTGTTCCCAAGAAGCGCAATAAACCAAAAATTCTCACTGAAGAAAAATACATTGAg GAATTATCTAAAATAATTCAACGCGACTTCTTTCCTGATTTGGATAGATTGCGAGCTCAAAATGATTACCTCGATGCCTTGGAAAAGAACGATCACGTTAAAATGCGTGAAATTCGTTCTAAATACAGTGGAAAACAATTTTCCGAACGAAGTAGAT CTATGACGCCGGCTACTTTCGAAACTCCTCAAATGAACGCGTCTGGAAAAACACCTCAGCCAAGAACAACTCAACCAAGTGACACTCCCAAGTCAACGGATTCCAGATCGAGTGAGCCTAAATCGTTGTCCACATCACATACGTTGGATTCCTTTTTGCAAGCCTACACCAGTGAGGATAATTatagttttcaagaaatcaTCGAGACCGCCGATGAAAAACTACGAGAAAAGTTCGCCGTGCTTTACAACCAAGAGTTCCTCTCAGCGGACAAATTAGCCAGAGCTCTGACGCTGCCCAGCATCGAGACACAGTTCAGCGATGCAGATCCTCAAAAAGCG aTAGAAACATGGTCCTACCGCAATCGTAACTTCATAATGTACATCCCCGAGGGTGTGGAGCTCACAGAAGATGAAAAAATCGAAAGCATCAATAGACGCCAAGTCATTTCCCACAGTAACACCCGCCTCTCGGTGAATCCTTTCAACGAATCTCGCAACAAGGAGACTATGTCGGAAATAATCAAGAATCAGTCCCAAATGGTTAATGGCAAAGTTGGCGTCGATGGTAATattatgaatttgaaaaatgttcctaGTGTAGGTGGCTTTGATCTGGTTAAGACACCTTCGCCTCGACCCGGCGAAGCATTCAGTCCGCTTATGACGTGGGGTGAAATCGAAGGTACGCCTTTTCGTCTGGATGGCAGCGATACCCCAGTGAGATCGAACAATGGTCCATCGTTCAGAATCAACGAGAATTCACGAAGAGAAACCATTGCTTTGGCCTTGGCTGAAAAAGTTGGTGAAAAGATGCGCGCCCAGAAACAAAGAGCCATGGATACTGCGAGAAAAAACATTGGTTCTCCTTTCATCCGATCGTCGATGGATAGACTGGCGTCCATGTCCCCAGCAGCACGACGTTTGGCAACAGCAAAACTAGGTCTTCGAACACCTAGTCCATTCCGAACACCGTCCTCGACGGCGTTGGGAAAgaacaaaccaaaaacaactCCCTTATCAATGGCGCAGAGGAGAAAAACTCCATTAGGTGCTGCATCCTCAACATCGTCAGATGCATCGAAGGCACCTGATTTGACTGATGATTTACTTAAGATTCCAACAAAACGATTGAACGCATCAGATTTCTTTTGA